From Streptomyces sp. 6-11-2, one genomic window encodes:
- the recQ gene encoding DNA helicase RecQ codes for MGGTDGVTDMSVTESEALATLRRIFGYEDFRGEQEEVVEHVVAGGDAVVLMPTGGGKSLCYQLPSLVRPGTGVVVSPLIALMQDQVDALRALGVRAGFMNSTQDFDERRVVEAEFLAGELDLLYLAPERLRLDATLDLLSRGKISVFAIDEAHCVSQWGHDFRPDYLALSLLGERWPDVPRIALTATATHATHQEITQRLNMPRARHFVASFDRPNIQYRIVPKADAKKQLLTFLRQEYPGDAGIVYCLSRNSVEKTAEFLTRNGVEAVPYHAGLDAGTRAAHQSRFLREDGLVVVATIAFGMGIDKPDVRFVAHLDLPKSVEGYYQETGRAGRDGLPSTAWMAYGLNDVVQQRKLIQSGEGDEAFRRRAQAHLDAMLALCETARCRRGQLLAYFGQEPGAAGCGNCDTCLTPPETWDGTIAAQKVLSTVVRLKRERGQKFGAGQIIDILLGKRTGKVIQFDHDQLSVFGIGDELTEGEWRGVVRQLLAQGLLAVEGEYGTLVLTDSSGSVLRREREVPLRKEPKKPAASRASAARDDRKPRAAAAELPEELLPAFEALRAWRAEQAREQGVPAYVIFHDATLREIVTIWPKSVAQLGTIGGVGEKKLATYGEGVLAVLESLAGPPGDSAAVGTGTAASGTARTGTAGVGEPEPVEDLPEPEPDDWM; via the coding sequence ATGGGCGGGACGGATGGTGTCACCGACATGTCAGTGACGGAGAGCGAGGCTCTGGCGACGCTGCGCCGGATCTTCGGGTACGAGGACTTCCGGGGTGAGCAGGAAGAAGTCGTCGAGCACGTGGTGGCGGGCGGCGACGCCGTCGTGCTCATGCCCACCGGTGGCGGCAAGTCGCTCTGCTACCAGCTTCCGTCCCTGGTCAGGCCCGGTACGGGCGTCGTGGTGTCGCCGCTCATCGCGCTGATGCAGGACCAGGTGGACGCGCTGCGGGCGCTGGGCGTGCGCGCCGGGTTCATGAACTCCACGCAGGACTTCGACGAGCGCCGGGTGGTCGAGGCGGAGTTCCTGGCCGGCGAGCTCGACCTGCTCTACCTGGCACCGGAGCGGCTGCGCCTGGACGCCACGCTCGACCTGCTCTCCCGCGGCAAGATCTCCGTCTTCGCCATCGACGAGGCGCACTGCGTGTCGCAGTGGGGCCACGACTTCCGCCCCGACTACCTGGCGCTGTCACTGCTGGGCGAGCGCTGGCCGGACGTGCCGCGGATCGCGCTCACCGCGACGGCCACCCACGCCACGCACCAGGAGATCACCCAGCGGCTGAACATGCCGCGGGCCCGGCACTTCGTGGCCAGCTTCGACCGGCCCAACATCCAGTACCGGATCGTGCCCAAGGCCGACGCCAAGAAGCAGCTGCTGACCTTCCTGCGCCAGGAGTACCCGGGCGACGCGGGCATCGTGTACTGCCTGTCGCGCAACTCGGTGGAGAAGACGGCCGAGTTCCTCACCCGCAACGGCGTCGAGGCGGTGCCGTACCACGCGGGCCTGGACGCGGGCACCCGCGCGGCGCACCAGTCCCGCTTCCTGCGCGAGGACGGCTTGGTCGTGGTCGCCACCATCGCCTTCGGCATGGGCATCGACAAGCCCGACGTCCGGTTCGTCGCCCACCTGGACCTGCCCAAGTCCGTGGAGGGCTACTACCAGGAGACGGGCCGCGCGGGCCGCGACGGCCTGCCGTCGACGGCCTGGATGGCCTACGGCCTGAACGACGTCGTGCAGCAGCGCAAGCTCATCCAGTCCGGTGAGGGCGACGAGGCGTTCCGTCGCCGGGCCCAGGCCCACCTGGACGCGATGCTCGCCCTGTGCGAGACGGCCCGGTGCCGCCGCGGCCAGCTCCTCGCCTACTTCGGCCAGGAACCGGGCGCGGCCGGCTGCGGCAACTGCGACACCTGCCTGACCCCGCCCGAGACCTGGGACGGCACGATCGCGGCCCAGAAGGTGCTGTCGACGGTGGTGCGGCTGAAGCGGGAGCGGGGGCAGAAGTTCGGCGCGGGCCAGATCATCGACATCCTGCTCGGCAAGCGCACCGGCAAGGTGATCCAGTTCGACCACGACCAGCTGTCCGTGTTCGGCATCGGCGACGAGCTGACCGAGGGCGAATGGCGGGGTGTCGTACGGCAGTTGCTGGCGCAGGGGCTGCTCGCCGTCGAGGGCGAGTACGGCACGCTGGTGCTGACCGACAGCAGCGGGTCGGTGCTGCGGAGGGAGCGGGAGGTGCCGCTGCGCAAGGAGCCGAAGAAGCCGGCCGCGTCGCGGGCTTCGGCCGCCCGGGACGACCGCAAGCCCAGGGCGGCTGCGGCCGAACTGCCCGAGGAACTGCTTCCCGCCTTCGAGGCCCTGCGCGCCTGGCGCGCCGAACAGGCCCGCGAGCAGGGCGTCCCGGCGTACGTCATCTTCCACGACGCCACGCTCCGGGAGATCGTCACGATCTGGCCGAAGTCCGTGGCACAGCTCGGCACGATCGGCGGCGTCGGCGAGAAGAAGCTGGCGACGTACGGGGAGGGCGTGCTCGCGGTGCTGGAG
- the nuoN gene encoding NADH-quinone oxidoreductase subunit NuoN, whose amino-acid sequence MSGAAVHSLWTTAADPISKIEAPKIEYGQLSPTLIVVGAAIVGMLIEAFVPRKSRYYAQVFVSVVALAAAFAAVVALAADGYGTTKAHIAAMGAISVDGPSLFLQGTILLASLVSLFTFAERRLDPAAHGNRVDSFAAQAAAVPGGESEKAAVKAGFTTTEVFPLLLFAVAGMLVFPSANDLLTLFVALEVFSLPLYLLCALARRKRLMSQEAAVKYFLLGAFASAFTLFGIALLYGYAGSVSYARIAQVVDGNVPNVDPALANTMGNDALLLIGAAMVVMGLLFKVGAVPFHMWTPDVYQGAPTPVTGFMAAATKVAAFGALLRLLYVVLPGMRWDWRPVMWGVAIVTMLGGAIVAITQTDIKRLLAYSSIAHAGFILAGVIATSKDGVSSVLFYLAAYSFVTIGAFAVVTLVRDAGGEATHLSKWAGLGRRSPLVAAVFAVFLLAFAGIPLTSGFAGKFAVFKAAAEGGAVPLVVIGVISSAIAAFFYIRVIVLMFFSDPHPEGPTVAVPSPLTMTAIGVGVAVTVVLGVAPQYFLDLANQAGVFVR is encoded by the coding sequence GTGAGCGGAGCAGCCGTCCACAGCCTGTGGACAACCGCGGCCGACCCGATCTCGAAGATCGAGGCGCCGAAGATCGAATACGGGCAGTTGTCGCCCACCCTGATCGTCGTGGGCGCGGCGATCGTCGGAATGCTCATCGAGGCGTTCGTCCCGCGCAAGTCGCGCTACTACGCGCAGGTGTTCGTGTCCGTCGTCGCGCTCGCCGCCGCGTTCGCCGCGGTCGTCGCGCTCGCGGCGGACGGATACGGCACCACCAAGGCGCACATCGCGGCCATGGGGGCCATCTCCGTCGACGGACCCTCGCTCTTCCTCCAGGGCACGATCCTGCTGGCGAGCCTGGTCTCCCTGTTCACCTTCGCCGAGCGGCGACTGGATCCGGCGGCGCACGGCAACCGCGTCGACTCCTTCGCCGCGCAGGCGGCGGCGGTACCGGGCGGCGAGAGCGAGAAGGCCGCGGTCAAGGCCGGTTTCACCACCACCGAGGTCTTCCCGCTCCTGCTCTTCGCGGTCGCCGGCATGCTGGTGTTCCCCTCGGCCAACGACCTGCTGACCCTGTTCGTGGCCCTGGAGGTCTTCTCCCTGCCGCTGTACCTCCTGTGCGCGCTGGCCCGCCGCAAGCGGCTCATGTCGCAGGAGGCCGCGGTCAAGTACTTCCTGCTGGGCGCCTTCGCCTCCGCGTTCACCCTGTTCGGCATCGCGCTGCTGTACGGGTACGCGGGCTCGGTGTCGTACGCCCGGATCGCGCAGGTCGTCGACGGCAACGTGCCGAACGTCGACCCGGCACTCGCCAACACCATGGGCAACGACGCGCTGCTGCTCATCGGCGCCGCGATGGTCGTGATGGGTCTGCTGTTCAAGGTGGGCGCGGTCCCGTTCCACATGTGGACGCCGGACGTCTACCAGGGCGCTCCGACTCCGGTCACCGGGTTCATGGCGGCGGCCACCAAGGTGGCGGCCTTCGGCGCGCTGCTGCGGCTGCTGTACGTCGTGCTGCCGGGCATGCGCTGGGACTGGCGGCCGGTCATGTGGGGGGTCGCGATCGTCACCATGCTGGGCGGTGCGATCGTCGCGATCACCCAGACCGACATCAAGCGGCTGCTCGCGTACTCGTCGATCGCGCACGCGGGCTTCATCCTCGCCGGTGTCATCGCGACCTCGAAGGACGGCGTCTCGTCCGTGCTGTTCTACCTGGCCGCGTACTCCTTCGTGACGATCGGCGCGTTCGCCGTGGTCACGCTGGTGCGCGACGCGGGCGGCGAGGCGACGCACCTGTCCAAGTGGGCGGGGCTGGGCCGGCGTTCCCCGCTGGTGGCGGCCGTGTTCGCGGTGTTCCTGCTGGCCTTCGCGGGCATTCCACTGACCTCCGGCTTCGCCGGGAAGTTCGCGGTGTTCAAGGCGGCGGCCGAGGGCGGCGCGGTGCCGCTGGTCGTGATCGGTGTGATCTCGTCGGCGATCGCGGCCTTCTTCTACATCCGCGTCATCGTGCTCATGTTCTTCAGCGATCCCCACCCGGAGGGCCCGACGGTGGCGGTGCCTTCCCCGCTGACGATGACCGCGATCGGCGTGGGCGTGGCGGTCACGGTGGTACTCGGCGTGGCCCCGCAGTACTTCCTGGACCTGGCCAACCAGGCGGGAGTGTTCGTGCGCTGA